One Triplophysa dalaica isolate WHDGS20190420 chromosome 1, ASM1584641v1, whole genome shotgun sequence DNA segment encodes these proteins:
- the chd3 gene encoding chromodomain-helicase-DNA-binding protein 3 isoform X4 has protein sequence MAKARKRKKIESDIEKDSEVDYGVNSDSAASDYGGEKKKKKKHKDKKEKKTKKKKKEDEDSTHEETTKPIELKTSAQLAKEWGLENVDHTFTEEDYRTLTNYKAFSQFMRPMIAKKNPKIPMSKMMTILGAKWREFSSNNPFKGSAAAVAAAAAAAAAAVAEQVSAATASPEPPPQPPPLRKAKTKEGKGPGFKKRSKSPRVSDKKKPKPKKMAPLRIKLGALGNKRKKSSSSEEVDDDDSEQENSSVHSSSVRSDSSGRVKKNKRGRPAKKKKKVQGDEDADGYETDHQDYCEVCQQGGEIILCDTCPRAYHLVCLEPELEKAPEGKWSCPHCEKEGIQWEAKEEDFEDFEEECDDVRDVEGGLGGEEEEDDHMEFCRVCKDGGELLCCDSCPSSYHIHCLNPPLPEIPNGEWLCPRCTCPTIKGRVQKILHWQWGEPPPPVPVLPSPDAATDAPPPPPIKGRPEREFFVKLAGQSYWHCTWITELQLEIFHSVMFRNYQRKTDMDEPPSLDYGSGGEEDSGKSEKRRAKDPQYAILEEKYYRYGIKPEWMMVHRIINHSMDKKGKYHYLVKWRDLTYDQCTWEGDDLDIPEFGAYKAAYWRHREEVMKEDPEKPRKIRRREENDEAPGTPVNDPTIKYEEQPDFVTETGGTLHLYQLEGLNWLRFSWAQGTDTILADEMGLGKTIQTIVFLYSLFKEGHTQGPFLVSAPLSTIINWEREFEMWAPDFYVVTYTGDKESRAIIRENEFSFDDTAVKGGKKAFKLRREAPIKFHVLLTSYELVTIDQNVLKSIDWACLVVDEAHRLKNNQSKFFRRLNDYKIDHKLLLTGTPLQNNLEELFHLLNFLTPNRFNNLEGFLEEFADISKEDQIKKLHDLLGPHMLRRLKADVFKNMPAKTELIVRVELSPMQKKYYKFILTRNFEALNSKGGGNQVSLLNIMMDLKKCCNHPYLFPVASAEAPKTPSGAYEGVGLTKSSGKLMLLQKMFRILKEQGHRVLVFSQMTKMLDLLEDFLDYEGYKYERIDGGVTGALRQEAIDRFNAPGACQFCFLLSTRAGGLGINLATADTVIIFDSDWNPHNDIQAFSRAHRIGQANKVMIYRFVTRASVEERITQVAKRKMMLTHLVVRPGLGSKAGSMSKQELDDILKFGTEELFKDEIEAGDNKDEDSSVIHYDNAAIEHLLDRSQDATDDSDMQNMNEYLSSFKVAQYTVREDDKIEEIEREIIKQEENVDPDYWEKLLRHHYEQQQEDLARNLGKGKRVRKQVNYNDAAQEDQEWHADISDNQSEYSVGSEEEDEDFDERPEGRRQSRRQLRNEKDKPLPPLLARVGGNIEVLGFNMRQRKAFLNAVMRWGMPAQDAFSCQWLVRDLRGKSEKEFKAYVSLFMRHLCEPVSDGSETFADGVPREGLCRQPVLTRIGVMSLVKKKVQEFEHINGKWSMPELKPEVTVDSKKSSRASSPVIKTDTPTPEPSCNNTPCTSKPATPSPSDKSGKECEKDDGGLHSETEKEREKEGKEGERAESTEHGETTLKEGVKDPASREKSLTSESPTAATDDSKTKDNSDLPPCSPKEKSEKDKREEENSEKKTSFEKTMGDSSCDSPSVKDEDREAVRGEKGEKTGEERDKRDQTPPTETTEKQERSDSQSSDVKKEEVKGKKDAERAKEVRGQKEEIPKGNGKSTERPRFMFNIADGGFTELHTLWQNEERAAISSGKINEIWHRRHDFWLLAGIVCHGYARWQDIQNDLQFAIVNDPFKTQANKGNFLEMKNKFLARRFKLLEQALVIEEQLRRAAYLNMTQDPTHPAMALNARFTEVECLAESHQHLSKESLAGNKPANAVLHKVLNQLEELLSDMKADVMRLPATLSRVPPITARLQMSERSILSRLANKGNETHTPPVIPPGPYATPQNFGSPFTPAPSALTLAGSNYSQMPPGSFISEAPSCLKTKEHDVLQRQRVVDLWKDGKSEGSIGLELRMPKSTVHSIIVKYRLSNTVENLPRNGRPKKP, from the exons CCAATAGAGCTGAAGACATCGGCCCAGCTGGCTAAAGAATGGGGTCTAGAAAATGTTGATCACACATTCACAGAGGAGGATTATAGAACACTTACCAACTACAAAGCCTTCAGCCAGTTCATGAG ACCGATGATTGCTAAGAAGAACCCTAAAATCCCCATGTCTAAGATGATGACAATTCTGGGGGCCAAATGGCGGGAGTTTAGCTCTAATAACCCATTTAAAGGTTCGGCAGCAGCTGTCGCTGCCGCTGCTGCTGCCGCCGCCGCAGCCGTTGCAGAGCAGGTCTCCGCAGCAACAGCATCCCCTGAACCtcctcctcaaccaccaccactTCGTAAGGCCAAGACCAAAGAGGGGAAAG GCCCTGGCTTTAAAAAACGCAGTAAGAGTCCTCGTGTCTCCGACAAGAAGAAGCCCAAACCTAAGAAAATGGCTCCTCTCCGAATCAAACTGGGCGCATTGGGCAACAAGAGGAAGAAGAGCAGCTCG AGCGAGGAGGTGGACGATGACGATTCTGAACAGGAGAACTCCAGCGTTCACAGTTCCTCAGTGCGCTCTGACAGCTCGGGACGGGTGAAGAAGAACAAGAGGGGTCGACCTgccaaaaagaagaagaaag TGCAAGGAGATGAGGATGCTGATGGCTATGAGACGGACCATCAGGACTACTGCGAGGTATGTCAGCAGGGAGGGGAGATCATTCTGTGTGACACCTGTCCTCGAGCGTACCACCTGGTGTGCCTGGAGCCTGAGCTTGAAAAAGCCCCCGAGGGCAAGtggagctgcccacactgt GAGAAAGAAGGGATCCAGTGGGAGGCAAAAGAGGAAGACTTTGAGGACTTTGAGGAGGAATGTGATGATGTCAGAGATGTTGAGGGGGGGCTTGgtggagaggaagaggaggatgatCACATGGAGTTCTGTCGCGTGTGTAAAGATGGAGGAGAGCTCCTGTGCTGTGACTCCTGCCCGTCGTCCTATCACATTCACTGCCTTAACCCGCCACTGCCGGAAATCCCTAACGGAGAGTGGTTGTGTCCACGCTGCACT TGTCCAACAATCAAAGGACGTGTGCAAAAAATTCTTCACTGGCAATGGGGTGAACCACCACCTCCAGTTCCTGTCCTGCCATCCCCAGACGCAGCCACTGATGCCCCGCCCCCTCCACCTATAAAGGGCCGTCCAGAGAGAGAGTTTTTCGTAAAGCTAGCAGGACAGTCTTACTGGCACTGTACCTGGATTACAGAGCTACAG CTCGAGATCTTTCACTCTGTGATGTTCCGGAACTATCAGAGGAAAACAGACATGGACGAGCCGCCCAGTCTAGACTATGGCTCTGGAGGAGAGGAGGATTCTGGGAAGAGTGAGAAGCGGAGGGCCAAAGACCCTCAATATGCCATCCTGGAAGAGAAATATTATCGCTATGGAATCAAGCCTGAATGGATGATGGTGCACAGAATAATTAACCACAg CATGGATAAAAAGGGGAAGTACCACTATCTAGTTAAATGGAGAGATCTGACGTATGACCAGTGCACTTGGGAAGGAGACGATCTGGACATCCCTGAATTTGGTGCATACAAAGCTGCTTACTGGAGACACAG GGAGGAAGTGATGAAGGAAGACCCAGAAAAACCGAGGAAGATACGGAGGAGAGAGGAGAATGATGAAGCTCCCGGCACACCAGTTAATGAT CCGACTATTAAATATGAGGAGCAGCCAGACTTTGTGACAGAAACAGGAGGAACGCTGCACCTGTATCAGCTGGAGGGCCTGAACTGGCTACGCTTTTCCTGGGCTCAAGGCACAGACACCATCCTGGCTGATGAAATGGGTTTGGGCAAGACCATCCAGACCATCGTGTTTCTCTATTCACTGTTTAAAGAg GGTCACACCCAAGGACCGTTCCTGGTGAGTGCACCGCTCTCCACAATCATTAACTGGGAGAGGGAGTTTGAGATGTGGGCTCCTGACTTTTACGTGGTTACCTACACTGGAGACAAAGAAAGTCGAGCCATCATACGTGAGAACGAGTTCAGCTTTGATGACACTGCAGTAAAGGGAGGAAAGAAGGCCTTCAAGTTAAGG AGAGAAGCTCCCATTAAGTTCCATGTGTTGCTGACATCATATGAGCTGGTAACCATAGACCAGAATGTTCTTAAGTCCATCGACTGGGCCTGTCTCGTGGTGGATGAAGCTCACCGCCTCAAAAACAACCAGTCCAAG TTTTTCAGAAGGCTAAATGATTACAAGATTGACCATAAACTGCTGCTGACAGGAACTCCACTTCAGAACAACTTGGAGGAGCTTTTCCACCTGCTTAACTTCCTCACGCCCAACCGTTTTAA TAATCTCGAGGGTTTTCTTGAGGAGTTTGCTGACATCTCTAAAGAGGACCAGATTAAGAAACTGCATGACCTGCTTGGACCACACATGCTGCGGAGACTCAAAGCCGACGTGTTTAAGAACATGCCGGCCAAAACTGAGCTCATCGTACGAGTTGAGCTCAGCCCCATGCAAAA AAAATACTACAAATTTATCCTGACGCGCAACTTTGAGGCGCTAAACTCAAAGGGAGGAGGGAACCAGGTGTCTCTGCTCAACATAATGATGGACCTGAAGAAGTGCTGCAACCATCCCTACCTCTTCCCCGTCGCCTCTGCC GAAGCTCCTAAGACACCGAGTGGAGCTTATGAAGGAGTCGGTCTCACAAAGTCTTCTGGGAAACTCATGCTGCTTCAGAAAATGTTCAGAATACTGAAAGAACAGGGTCACCGAGTGCTCGTGTTCTCTCAG ATGACCAAAATGCTGGATTTGCTGGAGGATTTCCTGGATTATGAGGGTTATAAATATGAGCGAATTGATGGAGGCGTTACTGGAGCCCTTCGACAGGAAGCCATAGACAGATTCAATG CTCCGGGGGCGtgtcagttttgttttcttctctcAACGCGTGCAGGTGGTCTGGGCATCAACTTAGCAACTGCAGACACAGTTATCATCTTTGACTCTGACTGGAATCCTCACAATGACATTCAG GCCTTCAGTCGGGCTCATCGCATAGGTCAGGCCAATAAGGTGATGATATACCGCTTTGTGACTCGCGCGTCTGTTGAGGAAAGAATCACTCAAGTGGCCAAGAGAAAGATGATGCTAACGCACTTGGTAGTGCGCCCCGGTCTAGGCTCGAAAGCAGGATCCATGTCCAAACAAGAGCTGGACGACATTCTCAAGTTTGGCACTGAGGAGCTTTTCAAAGATGAGATTGAAG CAGGGGACAATAAGGATGAAGACAGCAGTGTAATTCACTATGATAACGCTGCCATTGAGCATCTGTTGGACCGCAGCCAGGATGCCACGGATGACTCTGACATGCAGAACATGAACGAGTATCTGAGCTCCTTCAAAGTGGCTCAGTACACCGTCAGAGAAGATGACAAG ATTGAAGAGATCGAGAGAGAGATCATTAAGCAAGAGGAGAATGTGGATCCAGATTACTGGGAGAAGCTCTTGAGGCATCACTACGAACAGCAGCAGGAAGATCTGGCTCGAAATCTTGGCAAAGGAAAGAGAGTCCGCAAGCAGGTTAACTACAATGACGCAGCCCAGGAGGACCAAG AGTGGCATGCTGACATTTCAGATAACCAATCAGAATACTCTGTTGGCTCGGAGGAGGAAGACGAGGACTTTGATGAGAGACCTGAGG GTCGCAGACAGTCTCGCAGGCAGCTCAGGAATGAGAAGGATAAACCGCTGCCTCCCCTGTTGGCCAGGGTGGGTGGCAACATTGAG gTGTTGGGCTTTAATATGCGTCAGAGGAAGGCCTTCCTGAATGCTGTGATGAGGTGGGGGATGCCAGCTCAAGATGCCTTCTCCTGCCAGTGGCTCGTGCGAGACCTCCGCGGCAAGAGCGAGAAAGAATTCAA GGCGTATGTGTCGCTCTTCATGAGGCACCTCTGTGAGCCAGTGTCCGACGGTTCAGAAACATTTGCTGACGGCGTTCCACGGGAGGGGCTTTGCCGGCAGCCGGTCCTTACACGTATAGGGGTCATGTCTCTGGTTAAGAAGAAG GTACAAGAGTTTGAACACATTAACGGTAAATGGAGCATGCCTGAACTAAAGCCAGAGGTTACTGTGGACTCCAAGAAGTCTTCAAGAGCCTCTTCACCTGTCATAAAGACAGACACTCCCACACCTGAACCAAGCTGTAACAACACACCCTGTACTTCCAAACCAG CCACTCCCTCTCCATCTGACAAGAGCGGCAAAGAGTGCGAGAAAGACGATGGTGGGTTGCACTcagaaacagagaaagagagagagaaagaggggaaGGAGGGAGAGAGGGCAGAAAGCACAGAACATGGAgag ACCACCTTGAAAGAAGGTGTGAAGGATCCTGCATCCCGTGAAAAATCCCTAACATCCGAAAGTCCAACAGCAGCTACTGACGACTCCAAAACGAAGGACAACTCTGACCTCCCTCCATGTTCTCCAAAAGAAAAGAGCGAGAAAGACAAACGAGAGGAGGAGAACTCTGAGAAGAAGACTTCCTTTGAGAAAACAATGGGAGATTCATCATGTGATTCCCCATCCGTTAAAGATGAGGACAGAG AGGCTGTTAGAGGAGAGAAGGGAGAGAAGACTGGTGAAGAGAGGGACAAGAGAGATCAGACACCTCCCacagaaacaacagaaaagcaAGAGAGATCAGATAGTCAATCTTCTGATGTCAAAAAAG AGGAGGTGAAGGGTAAAAAAGATGCTGAAAGAGCAaaagaggtcagaggtcaaaagGAGGAGATTCCCAAAGGGAATGGCAAATCCACAGAGCGACCACGGTTCATGTTCAACATTGCAGATGGAGGCTTCACAG AGCTGCACACTCTTTGGCAGAACGAAGAACGGGCGGCCATTTCATCAGGCAAGATCAACGAGATCTGGCACAGACGACATGATTTCTGGCTGCTGGCAGGCATTGTTTG CCATGGTTATGCACGCTGGCAGGATATACAGAATGATCTGCAGTTTGCCATCGTAAATGATCCTTTCAAGACTCAAGCCAACAAAGGAAACTTCTTAGAGATGAAGAACAAATTCCTTGCAAGGAGGTTTAAG TTGCTGGAGCAGGCCCTGGTGATAGAGGAGCAGTTACGTCGAGCTGCGTACCTCAACATGACCCAGGACCCCACTCACCCGGCCATGGCTCTGAACGCTCGTTTCACCGAGGTGGAATGTCTGGCTGAGTCCCACCAGCACCTCAGCAAGGAGTCACTTGCTGGAAACAAACCTGCCAATGCTGTCTTGCATAAGG TTCTTAACCAGCTAGAGGAGCTACTGAGTGACATGAAGGCGGATGTAATGCGGCTTCCAGCTACACTCTCTAGAGTCCCACCAATTACAGCCCGACTGCAGATGTCAGAGAGAAGCATCCTCAGCAGACTGGCCAACAAGGGCAACGAGACACACACGCCTCCG GTTATTCCTCCGGGCCCCTATGCCACACCACAGAATTTTGGCTCCCCCTTTACACCCGCACCTTCAGCACTAACACTGGCTGGGTCCAACTACAGCCAGATGCCTCCTGGCTCCTTCATATCAG AAGCTCCGTCCTGCCTGAAGACCAAGGAACATGACGTGCTGCAGCGCCAGAGGGTGGTAGACCTGTGGAAGGACGGCAAATCAGAAGGGTCAATTGGTCTGGAGCTCCGCATGCCTAAATCCACCGTGCACAGCATCATCGTCAAGTATCGCCTCAGCAACACTGTGGAGAACCTCCCACGCAACGGTCGGCCCAAAAAACCTTGA